taaaagttaaaatttaCTGAAGCTAATAGTTACTGTTTCAGTATGTgttataaatagtaataataaacaaatagatTATTCATAACATATTGTATTCTACTGATGAACGAGAAGGCTATAGAAATAAtagaaatgaataaaagtaaGTAGATATGTATTTTCAGATATGCttcttattttgaaaatattgtaaaaaaaattgtctataCACATTTTACTTcagcttttttattgtttttcaacaAAGcttatatcaatattttatacataatcaAATATTGTTGgtcaaaagatattttaaaatgtgtataacatattaaaatatcctctgttaatgtaaaaaactaaacaaaaattatattaaacacaAATTATTTAATGCTGTTTAGAGATAATGCATAAACATAAAGTATAAACTATGTTTAGATGATTTAGATAATCTTACGTTTTGATCATGTTGTGTGTTGTCTGTCACGCTCAGCTCTGATCCAGTTTGTGAAGCTTGAGATGGTTGAGAATCGGGTCATCTGTCTGTCCCAGAACATCTATCCAGCTCCCGATGTCACGTGGGCCACTGATCCCCCCACGGACACCAGAAGCCTCCAGAACTTCACTCGTAAAACATCAGACTCAAAAGGCCTGTTCACCATCGAGAGCGGTATCAGTGTGATAGGCAACATCTCTGATCATACTTACTTCTGCTCTGTTGTGTCCGCGGATGAAGTGCAGGTGTGGACTGCATCACTGCATCACCAAGGTAACTACGTACTTAAACACAGACTCTCAAGAAAGGTGTTTGTTACCATTTTTTAAAGGCTCTTTTGAATGATTTGAATCTTTCAGATAAGTTATTTGGTGAGGAGGGCTCTGGACTCCTGGTTCCCTGCAAGGTGACACAACCTCGCCACAATTTTACCCTCACTTGGACCTTCATCAGAACCACAGAAACCATCGTTATCTTCAGTTACGACAGCCGGACCCGGCGGATCGCGAACCTGTGGGAGAATAAAGCTGAACTCGACATAGATCAGGCTCACTCAGGCAACGGTTCCCTTCATCTATTAAACCCAGACAGATTAGGACACAGCGGGGCCTATATTTGCACATTCTATGGCTTCCAGATGAGACATCAAGTCCAAACTCACGTTAATATTACAGTTCGTGTGACTGGTGAGATTAcctaaatgtcaaaaaaaaaaatattaactgtaCTGTGTGTTTGAAAGATGGGCACAGTCACTTAAGTTAATTACTATTATAAgttttaattcataaaacaatgtattttttccCCTAGATGATGATGAGCATGACTGCAGGAGGTCGTGGTGGGGAACTGCTGCGTCTGTCTTCATATTTCTGATCACTGTGTCTGTAGCCATGTCGCGATGTTTTAGATTGagaggtaaatatatatatatatatatatatatatatatatatatatatatatatatatataatgtatatatgtatatatatgtatatatgtatatatatgtatatatgtatatatatgtatatatgtatatgtgtgtatgtatatatatatatatatatatttaataatataccaaaatattatttaaaataatatattttattatgcattgtatataatatatatattagtatttataatattatattttgtgtaaaatatttgtgtgcaaatttatttaaccattttacacaatatatatttcatattaatatatacatataataatataatatatatatatatatatatatatatatatatatatatatatatatatatatatatatacatatatatatatatatatatatatgtatatatatatatatatatatatatatatatatatatatatataatatgataatatgtAGTATTACACAATATATTATAAAAGCAGTTTTACCTTAGCTTTTACTTAAGGCACATTGTCTCTTTCAGGTGAACATCCAGTAAACAGCCATTCAGACATCAATAAACGAATCCGATGTAGCAACAAAACCGGTAAATAATTATCCTCATTCATGCATTCAGATACTAGACTAATATCTTTTATTAATatcctttattaattttttgcagAAATCCCGCTATTTGAGAGACTAGGACAAGATGAGCCCAGGCGCAACAGTTTGGAATCAGTCCAGACAGACATTCACAGAGTGCTGTCCAACACAGCATCTTTTGAAACATCCAAACTGCTCAAAGAACATCCGGACGGCTTTAAGAATGACGTCCTACCACATACACCAAAAGAGAACAGTATGATATATACATGCATGATTATTAGTGATTCCTCTACACCTGATACACCAGTGGAAAGACATGATTCCAGGCCACAAACACCAACCGGCGCTATCATAACTCTGTTCACCTCTGAGATGAATACACAGGTTTCTGATGACaaagaaaatgagagaaatgAACTTGAATCTGAATCACACACAGCAGATGGAGTAGAGATGGAGTGTACAGTGATTCAGAGATTTTACAACATATG
Above is a window of Carassius auratus strain Wakin chromosome 35, ASM336829v1, whole genome shotgun sequence DNA encoding:
- the LOC113054477 gene encoding uncharacterized protein LOC113054477, whose translation is MDLLHLCAAFVLYLRTWVSGIIITKDAHVTCLFYEDCVLPCSFKPTGAVVIHWYKQQIPVHSYYYNKDQYGLQNKHFSSRTNLFNSQIAQGNASLVLRKVKVQDQGRYKCYTSTKKGNQETFVNLGVKALIQFVKLEMVENRVICLSQNIYPAPDVTWATDPPTDTRSLQNFTRKTSDSKGLFTIESGISVIGNISDHTYFCSVVSADEVQVWTASLHHQDKLFGEEGSGLLVPCKVTQPRHNFTLTWTFIRTTETIVIFSYDSRTRRIANLWENKAELDIDQAHSGNGSLHLLNPDRLGHSGAYICTFYGFQMRHQVQTHVNITVRVTDDDEHDCRRSWWGTAASVFIFLITVSVAMSRCFRLRGEHPVNSHSDINKRIRCSNKTEIPLFERLGQDEPRRNSLESVQTDIHRVLSNTASFETSKLLKEHPDGFKNDVLPHTPKENSMIYTCMIISDSSTPDTPVERHDSRPQTPTGAIITLFTSEMNTQVSDDKENERNELESESHTADGVEMECTVIQRFYNICEPATPELSQINGFR